DNA sequence from the Prosthecodimorpha staleyi genome:
TTCAGCGCGGAATCGCCGTTGAACTGGTAGAGCGGCACCTCGGCCACGTCGATCTGCTGGCCGTTGGTGTAGTTGGCGGTGATGCGCCCGTTGTCGCCGACCCCGACCGAGATCAGCGAGCCCGACGCATAGCCGTCCTGGTCGGTCAGGGTCACGTCGACATCGCCCTGCGAGGAGGCGTATTGGGTCAGCCCGTTGGTCCCGAAGTCGAAGGTGATCGACCCCATATTGTTGCCGTTGATCGACATGTTGGGGATGGTCACTTCGCCGGTGGTCGGCGAGGTCAGCTTGCCGGTCGAATTGAAGACGAAGTCGGTCCCGACATTGGTCCACATGGTCTCCGTACCGGTGGCCTCGGAATTCGACTGGTAGAACAGGTTCCAGGTCGCCGGGGAGTCGTCCATCTTGGCCCAGCGGAACTGCACGTCGGCCGGCGTGCCGGCGGCGTCGTAGACGGTGGTCGAACCGCCCTCGCGCGACTGCGACTGGAAGGTCGCGAAATCGGAGGCGATCACGACGCCAGTGCCGGCCGGAACCGCATCCGTGCCGCTCGCCGTCGCCGAGGTGCCGAAGCCCAGATCGGCCGCGACCGTATTGGTGCCGGTCGCAACGATGTTGTCGACCGTGATGCTGGCCGACGATCCGGTCGACGTCGAGGAGAAGACCAGCTTGCCGGCATCGGCGCCGGTGCCCGCCGCAACCGAGATGCCGGCCGGGAGCTGCGCGGAAATCGCCGTCACGGCCTCGCTGAGGCTGATCACGCCGGCGGTGCCGTCGCTCGGCCCCAGCGTCACAGTGGTGCCGTTGACGTCGAAGGTGAAGCTGTCGGTGGCGCTGGCCGAAAGGTCGATGTCGGTATAGGCGAGGCTTCCCGTTAGGCTCGGCGCGGTCGCCGCACTGGCGGCGTTCAGCCCCGGATTCTGGGTATAGTCGGTGATGTCGAGCAGCCCCGTGCGGGGTTCCTTCGGCAGGTTGGCGGCATATTCGATCTTGGTCGAGGCGCGGGCTTCGATCAGTCCGGTGGACAGCTTCATGAGTTGGGCCACATCGCCGACCGGGTTGCCGGTACCCGGGTCGATCGGGATGCCCATCAGGTAACCGCCGGCGCCGTTGACCAGGTAGCCTTCCTTGTCCATGACGAAGTCGCCGCGCCGGGTATAGAGATTGGCGCCCGAGAACTGCGCCTCACCGTCGCTTTCGCCGACCTTGCGCTGGATCTGGAAGTAGCCGTCGCCCGTGATCGCCATATGGGTGTCGATCGAGGAGGCGGAGACGGGTCCCTGCAGTGTGTTGGTCGCGCGCGCCGAGGCCAGCACCGAGCCGGAGCTCTGCCGGCTGGACGACTGCCCCATGCTCATGACGATGTCGGCAAAGGAGGTGTCCACCCGCTTGAAGGCGGTGGTCTGCGAGTTCGAGATGTTGCCGGAGATGTTCTCCAGCGCAAAGGATTGTGCCTGCAGACCGGCAACAGCGGTCGTCATGGCGCCGAAAATACCCATGGGGTGCCCCCTCCAACGCGAGGATCCGGGCATCGACCCGGCTCGAGGTTTCGGAGCACGCCGCGTGCCAGCGCGAAAATCGCGGATTCCTCATTCCAGGCAATGATTTTACTTTCGTTTACCAATCTTTTCGGGCGGCAGTTTCCGCCGGGGCCTGCAGCTTTTGCCGGGCGCCGGAGCCGATGGCGGGCCGGACCTGCCGGGCGTGCCCGCGCCGGGCCGCCATTCCAAAGGGTCGGTTTGCCGCAACGCGGCGATGCTTTATCGTCCGCGCCGGATTTCGAGAGGACGGACATGCGCTTCGAAGGCACCAGCGACTATGTGGCGACCGAGGATCTGCGGATCGCCGTCAATGCGGCGATCACCCTGGAGCGCCCGCTCCTCGTCAAGGGCGAGCCGGGCACCGGCAAGACGGTGCTTGCCCGGGAGGTCGCCCGCAGCCTCGGCCTGCCGTTGATCGAATGGCACGTCAAGTCGACCACCAAGGCCCAGCAGGGCCTCTACGAGTATGACGCCGTCTCGCGTCTGCGCGACAGCCAGCTCGGCGACGAGCGGGTGCGCGACATCCGCAATTACATCCGTCGCGGCAAGCTGTGGGATTCGTTCGAGGCCGAGGTGCGTCCGGTCCTGCTGATCGACGAGATCGACAAGGCCGACATCGAGTTCCCGAACGACCTGCTGCTCGAACTCGACCGGATGGAATTCTACGTCTACGAGACCGGCGAGACGATCAGGGCGCGGCGGCGGCCGGTGGTCATCATCACCTCCAACAACGAGAAGGAGCTGCCGGACGCCTTCCTGCGCCGCTGCTTCTTCCACTATATCCGCTTCCCCGATGCCGACACCATGCAGGCCATCGTCGACGTGCATTTCCCCGGCCTGAAGAAGCGCCTGCTCGACGAAGCGTTGCGCATCTTCTTCGAAATCCGCGACGTGCCCGGCCTGAAGAAGAAGCCGTCGACGTCCGAACTGCTCGACTGGATCAAGCTGCTCCTCAACGAGGATATCGACGAGACCACC
Encoded proteins:
- a CDS encoding flagellar hook protein FlgE, with amino-acid sequence MGIFGAMTTAVAGLQAQSFALENISGNISNSQTTAFKRVDTSFADIVMSMGQSSSRQSSGSVLASARATNTLQGPVSASSIDTHMAITGDGYFQIQRKVGESDGEAQFSGANLYTRRGDFVMDKEGYLVNGAGGYLMGIPIDPGTGNPVGDVAQLMKLSTGLIEARASTKIEYAANLPKEPRTGLLDITDYTQNPGLNAASAATAPSLTGSLAYTDIDLSASATDSFTFDVNGTTVTLGPSDGTAGVISLSEAVTAISAQLPAGISVAAGTGADAGKLVFSSTSTGSSASITVDNIVATGTNTVAADLGFGTSATASGTDAVPAGTGVVIASDFATFQSQSREGGSTTVYDAAGTPADVQFRWAKMDDSPATWNLFYQSNSEATGTETMWTNVGTDFVFNSTGKLTSPTTGEVTIPNMSINGNNMGSITFDFGTNGLTQYASSQGDVDVTLTDQDGYASGSLISVGVGDNGRITANYTNGQQIDVAEVPLYQFNGDSALKREDGGAFSVTRESGSPVKMNEVSITGQALEGSNTDIAEEFSKMIITQQAYSANSRIITTANDMMQDVLNIVR
- a CDS encoding AAA family ATPase is translated as MRFEGTSDYVATEDLRIAVNAAITLERPLLVKGEPGTGKTVLAREVARSLGLPLIEWHVKSTTKAQQGLYEYDAVSRLRDSQLGDERVRDIRNYIRRGKLWDSFEAEVRPVLLIDEIDKADIEFPNDLLLELDRMEFYVYETGETIRARRRPVVIITSNNEKELPDAFLRRCFFHYIRFPDADTMQAIVDVHFPGLKKRLLDEALRIFFEIRDVPGLKKKPSTSELLDWIKLLLNEDIDETTLRERDPKKIIPPLHGALLKNEQDVHLFERLAFIARRDGR